Part of the Bacteriovorax stolpii genome, TAACTTAAAACTGACTGGTGCATTTCCTGATTACAAAGACCATCCGTTTTCATGGTGGGAGAAAAAAGGCGTATCACTGGGAATTGGAACAGATAACTACATCACCCTTTCGACCAACTATATCCAGGAACTCCTGATCCTACTTTACTCAAATCCAACCAGCTTAAAAATTACCAAGCTTCTTATGGTGGCCACTAAGGAAACCAGAAGACCGTACATCAGTCACTTGTTGTGGGAAATGAGAAAGACTATCCGCGGATCAGAAGGCGCGCTTCATCAGCGACCTTCTCAGGAGTAATCTCTACCATGCAGCGCTGGTAGACTTGTTGCGAGCAGCTTCCGCGTCCGTCTTTTGTGCACGGTCTGCAAGGAAGTTCGATTTCTAAAGTTTTGATTTGTGGGCCGGTTGTAAAACCAAATGCAGTCGGACCCATTAATGAAAGTGCCTTAATCCCTAAAACATCGGCGACGTGAAGAAGTCCAGTGTCTGCTGAAATCACCAATTCAGAGCGCGAAATAAGAGCACAGCTCTCCACTAATGAAAGTTTTCCAGCAAGGTTTTCGACTCTTTCTGGTGCAACCTTTTTTAAGTCTTCACAGAAATGATCTTCTTTTCCACCTAAGACAACAAAGTGCACTTCCGGCATCACTTGAATTAGTTTTTTCCAATGATCCAAAGGCCATCTCTTCATTTCCCATGCGGCCGAAGGAACCAGTACAATACTTTTTTTACCTTGAATATAAGGCGAAACTTTTTCTAGAGCGGCAG contains:
- a CDS encoding glycosyltransferase family 9 protein — translated: MKIKKVLIIRFSSFGDIVQCSSVVELIRQKFPDARIDWVTRSDFDYLVKLNHDINHVWSFNKKAGFKGLIELAFKLRKESYDCVYDAHNNLRSSVLSFILRSAFPSPYWVTRSKERFKRILLFTFRINLFPKPFKGIHSYEAPLIKWGITPHADPKLVTWDFNPAALEKVSPYIQGKKSIVLVPSAAWEMKRWPLDHWKKLIQVMPEVHFVVLGGKEDHFCEDLKKVAPERVENLAGKLSLVESCALISRSELVISADTGLLHVADVLGIKALSLMGPTAFGFTTGPQIKTLEIELPCRPCTKDGRGSCSQQVYQRCMVEITPEKVADEARLLIRG